From Candidatus Syntrophoarchaeum caldarius, the proteins below share one genomic window:
- a CDS encoding metalloprotease, which yields MRTSIEIGKAMGIPIKLHITFLLILPPFILVFMNQPAPFGFAEVEPPVARFILASTTTLILFACVIAHELAHSYVAMRYGVVIESITLFIFGGIASMKEIPRDPKIESRIAVAGPITSILIGSTFLMLHVPFSTIHGNVWWNGFGILAFAMGYINIVLAAFNLLPAFPMDGGRILRAYLATRGSSYLNATRRAVQIGKIFAILMGTFGLIYGGWMLILIAFFIYIAASEEESATSIQMFLEGVRIKDIISRDVVTVSPDITAQEFLDFVLTDRHRGYPVVDNFGTLIGVVSLTDVKRVPPEKLGEVKVRDIMTKDLITISEDVSAADVLRLMNQYNVGRLLVVKNGMLVGILSKTDLIRLIEILRM from the coding sequence ATGCGAACATCAATTGAGATCGGTAAGGCAATGGGAATACCGATAAAACTGCATATCACATTTCTACTGATTCTACCACCGTTTATCCTGGTATTCATGAATCAACCTGCTCCTTTCGGGTTTGCAGAGGTCGAACCACCTGTAGCACGATTTATACTTGCAAGTACCACAACACTCATCCTCTTTGCCTGCGTTATCGCACATGAACTTGCACACTCCTATGTTGCGATGCGTTATGGCGTTGTGATCGAGTCAATCACACTCTTCATCTTTGGTGGGATTGCATCGATGAAGGAGATTCCAAGAGATCCAAAGATAGAATCACGGATCGCTGTTGCGGGGCCGATCACAAGTATCCTCATTGGATCGACTTTTCTCATGCTCCATGTACCTTTCAGTACAATACACGGTAATGTCTGGTGGAATGGCTTTGGGATTCTTGCATTTGCGATGGGTTATATTAATATCGTTCTTGCAGCGTTTAACCTGCTGCCAGCATTTCCAATGGATGGAGGAAGAATACTTCGAGCATATCTTGCAACACGGGGGTCATCCTATCTCAATGCAACAAGGCGGGCTGTTCAGATCGGAAAAATCTTTGCGATATTGATGGGAACTTTTGGACTAATATACGGTGGATGGATGTTGATCCTGATCGCATTCTTCATATACATCGCTGCTTCAGAGGAAGAGAGTGCAACAAGTATACAGATGTTTCTCGAAGGGGTACGGATAAAAGACATTATATCAAGAGATGTTGTGACGGTCTCACCTGATATCACCGCACAGGAGTTTCTCGATTTTGTGCTGACAGATAGACATCGAGGTTACCCGGTTGTTGATAATTTTGGGACTCTAATCGGTGTTGTGAGTCTCACAGATGTCAAGAGAGTGCCACCGGAGAAACTTGGTGAGGTGAAGGTGCGGGACATAATGACAAAAGATCTTATCACGATCTCAGAAGATGTGTCTGCTGCTGATGTTCTGCGGCTGATGAACCAGTACAATGTCGGACGACTTCTTGTCGTGAAAAATGGGATGCTCGTTGGCATCCTCTCAAAGACAGACCTCATACGATTAATCGAGATATTGAGGATGTGA